The sequence CCTTTTTCTAATCTCTCTTTTCCTTAACCAAGTACAAATGCCATCGCGAGTGTTACGAAGAAAGTACCTTCGATAAAGGCTACACCCAAAAATACACCAGCCATTAATTTGCTTTGCATCTCTGGTTGACGAGCAGTCGAACTAAGGTAAGAAGCTACCAAAAGACCCTCACCGATACTTACTCCAAGACAGGCCAAACCTAAAGCCAATGCACCTAAATTCATGTTGAATTCTCCTTTAATTTTTTATACCATGTAAGCATACTCCTATTAAATGCGTTTGTCAAGAAAATACGGTCAATGTAAACGCTATATTCAGCTTTTGACAAAAAGAAAAAGAGCCTTTCGGCTCTTTTCTTCCTATTTAATAGCCTCATCAAACCGAGCTGATTCTTCCAAGAACTTTCTGGTCATCTGTTCCAAATTGAGTTCTTCCGTACCAATCGTAATCGCATGGTCTGCAATTTCATCCGTATCTGCAAAAAATTCAATATGGTTCTTGAGGTTAAAAAATTCCACAGGTGCATCACCGCCATACTCGCCATCCAAGTTTAACAACATTGGATGTTGGACGTCCAGAGAGCGAACATGCAGCGACTTGGTCTTGATGTATTCAATCTTATCGCTTTCGATGTGTTTGCCTCCATCAATAACCAGTCGAATCAGATGCAAAATCTCAAACAAATTATCAGTTTTTACCATAATCAAGGTAAATTGCCCATCGTCTAGCTTGGCATCAGGGACAATCTGTTCAAAACCTCCTATAGAATTGGTCAAAGCGACGAACATCATGGAAATCTTGCCTTCAAAAATACCATGATCATGCTCAACCAAGACAGGTGTGAATTGAACTTGTGGCAAAAGCTCTGCTCCTTTTACCACATATGCTAAATACCCAAACATGGTCTTGAGTTGGCTTGGAACACTATAGGTCAACTCTGTCAATGTACCAGCAGCTGCAATATTAATAAAGTAATGTTCCTGGTAAACACCTTTCTTATGGTTCTTTGCCAGGCCAATATCCATCAAAATTGTCTGATTTTTGCCAATCAACTTGGCGGCTTCGACTGGATTTCCGCGTGGAACCTTGAGAGCACGCGCGTAATCATTGGTTGTACCAGTTGGGATGATGGCCATTTTCGGTCGTTTTTCGAGAGGTGCAATACCGTTAACCACTTCGTTAATTGTGCCGTCACCACCTGCTGCAATAACCAGGTCAAAACCTGCTAAAGCAGCTCTTCTGGCTTCATTTTTAGCCGAATCCTTTTCAGGTGTCGTTTGAAAGGCAGATGTCTCATAGCCGAAGCCTTCTAAAATATCCAACACTTCTGCCACATTTTTTTTCATGATTTCCTGACCAGAGGTCGGGTTGTAAATCAATCGTGCTCGTTTACATTCTTCCATATCCAATACCTTAGAGACTTTCTAACCAAGCCTCGTCTTTTATTTCAATACCTAATTCTTGTGCCTTGGCCAACTTGCTTCCCGCGTCAGCTCCTGCGATGACTAAGTTAGTCTTTTTGGAAACCGAGCCTGCTACGTTGGCACCTAGGGCTTCTAGCTTGGCTTTGGCTTCGCCCCTCTTCATCCGTTCCAACTTACCTGTCAACACAACTGTCAGACCAGACAGTGCAGCATTTTCATCGGCCACCTGTCCTAGATAGGTCAAGTTTACGGCATTTTCCTTAAGTTCAGCTAAAAGTTGCTGGGCTCCTGAGCTGGCAAAGAAGCTGGTCAGTGACTTGGCAATAACCTGGCCCAATCCTTC is a genomic window of Streptococcus sp. 29896 containing:
- a CDS encoding diacylglycerol kinase family lipid kinase, which encodes MEECKRARLIYNPTSGQEIMKKNVAEVLDILEGFGYETSAFQTTPEKDSAKNEARRAALAGFDLVIAAGGDGTINEVVNGIAPLEKRPKMAIIPTGTTNDYARALKVPRGNPVEAAKLIGKNQTILMDIGLAKNHKKGVYQEHYFINIAAAGTLTELTYSVPSQLKTMFGYLAYVVKGAELLPQVQFTPVLVEHDHGIFEGKISMMFVALTNSIGGFEQIVPDAKLDDGQFTLIMVKTDNLFEILHLIRLVIDGGKHIESDKIEYIKTKSLHVRSLDVQHPMLLNLDGEYGGDAPVEFFNLKNHIEFFADTDEIADHAITIGTEELNLEQMTRKFLEESARFDEAIK
- a CDS encoding F0F1 ATP synthase subunit C; this encodes MNLGALALGLACLGVSIGEGLLVASYLSSTARQPEMQSKLMAGVFLGVAFIEGTFFVTLAMAFVLG